The proteins below are encoded in one region of Aquisphaera giovannonii:
- a CDS encoding 2-isopropylmalate synthase has translation MSAQPETTSDAEPAATDPNRVRIFDTTLRDGEQSPGASMNLAEKLEVARALAGLGVDVIEAGFPIASPGDFEAVRAVAGEITGSIVCGLARCNDKDIARAWEAVKFAQRPRIHVFLATSAIHREHKLRMTPAQIVERAVAGVKLARSLCADVEFSPEDAARTEIDFLCEVVEAAIEAGATTVNIPDTVGYATPSQYGKVIRTLSERVPNIGRAVISTHCHDDLGMAVANTLAGVEAGARQVECTLNGIGERAGNAALEEIVMALKTRQDYYGVTTGIRTERLYPASRMVSTITGLVVQRNKAIVGRNAFAHESGIHQDGMLKERSTYEIMRPEDVGVPKTDLVLGKHSGRHALRDRVNEMGYRLTDEQLEILFNDFKALADKKKEVYDEDLAVLVEKHLEDVPAHWQLLALHTTAGTSLLPTATVSIRRPDGEVVQDAAIGDGPVDAIFKAVERVTGVRANLHEFVVRGVTQGKDAQGEVTLELEVESGDRSFRGRAASTDIIEASALAYLNAVNAIQTVRDRGQVREVVGRPGAGA, from the coding sequence ATGAGCGCCCAGCCCGAGACGACGAGCGACGCCGAGCCCGCCGCGACCGACCCCAACCGGGTCCGGATCTTCGACACCACGCTCCGCGACGGCGAGCAGTCGCCCGGCGCGAGCATGAACCTCGCGGAGAAGCTCGAGGTGGCTCGCGCGCTCGCCGGGCTCGGGGTGGACGTCATCGAGGCCGGATTCCCGATCGCCTCGCCCGGCGACTTCGAGGCCGTCCGGGCCGTCGCCGGCGAGATCACGGGTTCCATCGTCTGCGGCCTGGCCCGCTGCAACGACAAGGACATCGCCCGCGCCTGGGAGGCCGTCAAGTTCGCCCAGCGGCCGCGGATCCACGTCTTCCTGGCCACCTCGGCCATCCACCGCGAGCACAAGCTGCGGATGACCCCCGCGCAGATCGTGGAGCGGGCGGTCGCCGGCGTGAAGCTGGCGCGGAGCCTCTGCGCGGACGTCGAGTTCTCGCCGGAGGACGCCGCCCGGACCGAGATCGACTTCCTGTGCGAGGTCGTCGAGGCCGCCATCGAGGCCGGCGCGACGACCGTGAACATCCCGGACACCGTCGGGTATGCGACCCCTTCCCAGTACGGCAAGGTGATCCGCACCCTGAGCGAGCGGGTGCCGAACATCGGCCGCGCGGTCATCAGCACCCATTGCCACGACGACCTGGGCATGGCCGTCGCCAACACGCTGGCGGGCGTCGAGGCCGGCGCACGGCAGGTCGAGTGCACGCTCAACGGCATCGGCGAGCGTGCCGGCAACGCCGCGCTGGAAGAGATCGTCATGGCCCTGAAGACCCGCCAGGACTACTACGGAGTGACCACCGGGATCCGGACCGAGCGGCTCTATCCGGCCAGCCGGATGGTCTCGACGATCACCGGGCTGGTCGTCCAGCGGAACAAGGCCATCGTCGGCCGCAACGCGTTCGCGCACGAGTCGGGTATCCATCAGGACGGCATGCTCAAGGAGCGCTCGACCTACGAGATCATGAGGCCCGAGGACGTCGGCGTGCCGAAGACCGACCTGGTCCTGGGCAAGCACTCGGGGCGTCACGCGCTCCGCGATCGGGTCAACGAGATGGGATACCGCCTCACCGACGAGCAGCTCGAGATCCTCTTCAACGACTTCAAGGCGCTGGCCGACAAGAAGAAGGAGGTCTACGACGAGGACCTCGCCGTGCTCGTGGAGAAGCACCTGGAGGACGTCCCGGCGCACTGGCAGCTCCTCGCCCTGCACACGACGGCCGGGACCAGCCTGCTGCCGACCGCGACGGTCTCGATCCGCCGCCCCGACGGCGAGGTCGTCCAGGACGCGGCCATCGGCGACGGCCCCGTGGACGCGATCTTCAAGGCCGTCGAGCGGGTCACGGGCGTCCGCGCCAACCTGCACGAGTTCGTCGTCCGCGGCGTGACCCAGGGGAAGGACGCCCAGGGCGAGGTGACCCTGGAGCTCGAGGTCGAGAGCGGCGACCGCAGCTTCCGCGGCCGGGCCGCCTCCACCGACATCATCGAGGCGAGCGCCCTGGCCTACCTGAACGCCGTCAACGCCATCCAGACCGTGCGCGACCGCGGCCAGGTCCGCGAGGTCGTCGGCCGGCCCGGTGCGGGGGCCTGA
- a CDS encoding glucosamine-6-phosphate deaminase, whose translation MPEESRSFQRAGMTVRVFPDAGAASRAAADRIASTIRAASPGHRAILGMATGATPQKVYSHLASLHAAGGLSFRDAVTYNLDEYYPIQPLDPKSYRCYMHRHFFSLVDLPPQQGHVLDGTVPEGFVAAHCAEFERWIEADGGLDLQLLGIGRNGHIGFNEPSELTVAEALALPTRLIELHPLTREDAAREFGGVDKVIPRALTLGVRAILSARSILMLATGAHKAEAVAAALAGQMRASLPASLLQAAGERVTWLVDEAAASGVS comes from the coding sequence ATGCCCGAAGAGAGCCGATCGTTCCAGCGTGCCGGCATGACGGTCCGGGTGTTCCCCGACGCGGGGGCGGCGAGCCGTGCCGCCGCCGACCGGATCGCCTCGACGATCCGGGCCGCCTCGCCCGGCCATCGCGCCATCCTGGGGATGGCGACGGGGGCGACGCCCCAGAAGGTCTACTCGCACCTGGCCTCGCTCCACGCGGCGGGGGGGCTTTCGTTCCGCGACGCGGTGACCTACAACCTGGACGAGTACTACCCGATCCAGCCGCTCGATCCCAAGAGCTATCGGTGCTACATGCACCGGCACTTCTTCAGCCTCGTGGACCTCCCGCCGCAGCAGGGGCACGTGCTGGACGGGACCGTCCCCGAGGGCTTCGTCGCCGCCCATTGCGCCGAGTTCGAGCGGTGGATCGAGGCCGATGGCGGGCTGGACCTCCAGCTCCTGGGGATCGGCCGGAACGGCCACATCGGCTTCAACGAGCCTTCGGAATTGACCGTGGCGGAGGCCCTGGCGCTGCCGACGAGGCTGATCGAGCTGCACCCGCTCACCCGGGAGGACGCCGCCCGCGAGTTCGGCGGCGTCGACAAGGTCATCCCCCGCGCGCTGACGCTCGGCGTCCGGGCGATCCTCTCGGCGCGATCGATCCTCATGCTCGCGACCGGGGCGCACAAGGCGGAAGCCGTCGCCGCCGCCCTCGCCGGCCAGATGCGTGCCAGCCTCCCGGCCTCGCTCCTCCAGGCGGCCGGCGAAAGGGTCACCTGGCTCGTGGACGAGGCGGCCGCGTCCGGGGTATCCTGA
- a CDS encoding PIG-L deacetylase family protein, producing MTSSITAPASADIDRILETVKGLGRHGQVVDVREPLRHVLGPDRPLVMLCPHADDGAITAACLLHEYAVRRGLPVIEVLVFAGERNVAAPWLNDQKKISVREAEFRLECSVLGAEAVFWNLDAYRAPGYLPSHADLNKVVEWFARRRPGAVIVPPATDAHAAHRVTRALGAIGLVGADLADTLVLTGWTPWGPLPEANAYFSYDGEAERTKEWAIHCHASQVLLTDYTQFCSHLGRAYAALAREWAEGHSLAGRAHRTDERFVGVEMYQVESFDPERCKNSPCDPIQVALGMLSGQIPRDQRSAQEGLRRDVEPSAAASPTDLNASHVTPL from the coding sequence ATGACGAGCTCCATCACCGCGCCCGCCTCCGCCGACATCGACCGCATCCTGGAAACCGTCAAGGGCCTGGGGCGGCACGGCCAGGTGGTGGACGTCCGCGAGCCGCTGCGTCATGTGCTGGGCCCCGACCGCCCACTCGTGATGCTATGCCCGCACGCGGACGACGGCGCGATCACCGCGGCCTGCCTGCTCCACGAGTACGCGGTACGCCGCGGGCTGCCCGTCATCGAGGTCCTCGTCTTCGCGGGCGAGCGGAATGTCGCCGCCCCTTGGCTTAACGACCAGAAGAAGATCTCGGTCCGGGAGGCGGAATTCCGCCTGGAATGCAGCGTCCTGGGCGCCGAGGCGGTCTTCTGGAATCTCGACGCCTACCGGGCGCCCGGGTATTTGCCCTCGCATGCCGACCTGAACAAGGTCGTCGAGTGGTTCGCGAGGCGACGCCCCGGCGCGGTCATCGTGCCGCCGGCCACGGACGCGCATGCGGCCCACCGCGTGACGCGGGCCCTGGGGGCGATCGGGCTGGTCGGGGCGGACCTGGCCGATACGCTGGTCCTGACCGGCTGGACCCCATGGGGGCCGCTCCCCGAGGCCAACGCCTACTTTAGCTACGACGGCGAGGCCGAGCGGACCAAGGAATGGGCCATCCATTGCCACGCCTCGCAGGTGCTGCTCACGGATTACACCCAGTTCTGCTCCCACCTCGGCCGGGCGTACGCCGCGCTGGCGCGGGAGTGGGCGGAGGGGCACAGCCTGGCGGGGCGGGCCCACCGGACCGACGAGCGTTTCGTGGGCGTCGAGATGTACCAGGTCGAGTCCTTCGACCCGGAGCGATGCAAGAACAGCCCATGCGACCCGATCCAGGTCGCGCTCGGGATGCTCAGCGGCCAGATCCCGCGGGATCAGAGATCGGCCCAGGAAGGCCTCCGGCGCGACGTCGAGCCGTCCGCCGCAGCCTCGCCCACGGACCTGAACGCCTCCCACGTGACGCCGCTCTGA
- a CDS encoding cyclic nucleotide-binding domain-containing protein has protein sequence MIDEEAASRFMAAPWLSDVAHDAKLAILEALVEERAAAGSVLLAQGQPNDHLTFLIEGSVVLERTFPDGRKETITSLTAPAVFGTTSFFQPKPPTVTVAARTAVWMLTLHHPAHEALRRDNAHAAEALSLAVVRALSERFDLLDRLFTDYIAHHREASPASSEWSRFRSRLFEQQKL, from the coding sequence ATGATCGACGAGGAGGCTGCCTCGCGGTTCATGGCGGCGCCCTGGCTCTCGGACGTGGCGCATGATGCCAAGCTGGCTATCCTGGAGGCCCTCGTGGAAGAGCGGGCGGCGGCCGGCAGCGTCCTGCTCGCCCAGGGACAGCCGAATGATCATCTCACCTTCCTGATCGAGGGGTCGGTGGTCCTGGAGCGGACATTCCCGGACGGTCGCAAGGAGACGATCACCAGCCTCACCGCGCCGGCCGTCTTCGGCACGACCTCGTTCTTCCAGCCGAAGCCCCCCACCGTGACCGTGGCGGCCAGGACGGCGGTCTGGATGCTGACCCTGCACCACCCCGCGCACGAGGCGCTGAGGCGGGACAACGCCCACGCGGCCGAGGCCCTCTCCCTGGCCGTCGTTCGAGCGCTCTCGGAGCGGTTCGACCTCCTGGACAGGCTCTTCACGGACTACATCGCCCACCATCGCGAGGCGAGTCCGGCCTCGTCCGAGTGGTCCCGCTTCCGATCGCGGCTCTTCGAGCAGCAGAAGCTCTGA